In the Hordeum vulgare subsp. vulgare chromosome 7H, MorexV3_pseudomolecules_assembly, whole genome shotgun sequence genome, one interval contains:
- the LOC123412656 gene encoding auxin response factor 13-like, translated as MAAQSTVDRVRAASIVALSRLPPQGTKVCYFARGHAEQWPGTAEPEGHGVPCTVASINYFTDGDEPCARISLQPQPAADDPPAADDHNPAPPPGRFLFFAKTIQESDKQRCYLGIPKACEAVFLPFQAGQNEQQLKIQDISGHSWDMVRKNEGTKRLLKGQWKKFVEHKGVKVKDTILFVSCPPDGEILVDLRLAAPHNIAWGVEEVAEASQLAIQGNAFTVTYYPGRGVDPFIVPRAVVEAAAGTKWEVDMPVRLRPKDEVVHLQEQEQGSAAGVTKTGTIAAVNPGTTWRNLQVDWDASTSSTPAAAINMWQVEPQGTHDAKRRRISHTVPPVAST; from the exons ATGGCAGCCCAAAGCACTGTCGACCGCGTCCGGGCAGCATCCATTGTCGCGCTTTCCCGCCTCCCGCCGCAGGGCACCAAAGTCTGCTACTTCGCTCGGGGCCATGCCGAGCAGTGGCCTGGCACCGCCGAGCCGGAGGGCCACGGCGTCCCCTGTACCGTCGCTTCCATCAACTACTTCACGGACGGCGACGAGCCTTGCGCCCGGATCTCCCTCCAGCCTCAGCCCGCAGCCGACGACCCGCCCGCGGCCGACGACCAcaaccccgcgccgccgccgggcAGGTTCCTTTTCTTCGCCAAGACCATACAAGAGTCCGACAAGCAAAGGTGTTACCTTGGCATCCCCAAGGCGTGCGAGGCCGTGTTTCTGCCGTTCCAGGCCGGGCAAAACGAGCAGCAGCTCAAGATCCAGGACATCAGCGGACACTCATGGGACATGGTGCGCAAGAATGAGGGCACCAAGCGTTTGCTCAAAGGACAGTGGAAGAAGTTTGTGGAGCACAAGGGCGTCAAAGTGAAGGACACCATCCTGTTCGTCAGCTGCCCCCCCGACGGCGAGATCCTCGTCGACCTTCGTCTCGCCGCGCCGCACAACATCGCATGGGGGGTTGAAGAGGTTGCGGAGGCGTCGCAGCTGGCAATCCAAGGGAACGCCTTCACCGTCACCTACTACCCAGGGCGGGGCGTCGATCCATTCATCGTGCCGCGAGCGGTGGTGGAAGCTGCCGCTGGGACCAAGTGGGAGGTGGACATGCCGGTCCGCCTTCGGCCCAAGGACGAGGTCGTGCATCTCCAGGAACAGGAACAGGGGTCGGCGGCCGGCGTGACCAAGACGGGCACCATCGCTGCAGTCAACCCAGGGACTACATGGCGTAATCTGCAG GTGGATTGGGATGCCTCCACGTCTTCAACACCTGCTGCTGCAATCAACATGTGGCAAGTCGAACCCCAAGGGACTCATGATGCCAAGAGACGCAGGATCTCCCATACCGTGCCTCCGGTAGCATCGACATGA